Proteins from a single region of Clupea harengus chromosome 5, Ch_v2.0.2, whole genome shotgun sequence:
- the cdkn1a gene encoding cyclin-dependent kinase inhibitor 1 isoform X1: MCRIMSFHKRVLRSVGKGPVRRNLFGPVDRKQLQQDYHTALKQDLEEASQRWGFNFLTEMPLDDSNFLWEGVSGEKVPLVYRSSRIRRNLGFFREESTLSEASVSMETGSVSAEAAPGMLQSGKENVPGTPEKHTNNLQDLERTPVKQDGNSNILKRKQTNITDFYQAKKRDVGSSRKSGQ; the protein is encoded by the exons ATG TGTAGAATCATGTCCTTCCACAAGCGTGTTCTGAGATCTGTGGGCAAAGGTCCAGTGAGGCGGAACCTGTTTGGGCCAGTGGACcgcaagcagctgcagcaggacTACCACACCGCGCTGAAGCAGGACCTGGAGGAGGCATCACAGCGTTGGGGCTTCAACTTCCTCACGGAGATGCCCTTGGATGACAGCAACTTCCTGTGGGAGGGTGTCTCTGGGGAGAAGGTTCCCCTGGTGTACCGCTCCTCCAGAATCAGGAGGAACCTCGGGTTCTTTAGAGAGGAGTCCACGTTGTCAGAGGCCAGTGTGTCCATGGAGACGGGTTCAGTTTCGGCAGAGGCCGCACCTGGCATGTTGCAGAGCGGGAAGGAGAATGTTCCGGGGACGccggagaaacacacaaacaacctgcAGGACCTGGAGAGAACCCCAGTGAAGCAGGATGGCAACAGCAACATCCTTAAGAGAAAACAAACCAAtattacag ATTTTTACCAGGCAAAGAAAAGGGATGTTGGTTCGTCCAGAAAATCAGGCCAGTGA
- the cdkn1a gene encoding cyclin-dependent kinase inhibitor 1 isoform X2 — MSFHKRVLRSVGKGPVRRNLFGPVDRKQLQQDYHTALKQDLEEASQRWGFNFLTEMPLDDSNFLWEGVSGEKVPLVYRSSRIRRNLGFFREESTLSEASVSMETGSVSAEAAPGMLQSGKENVPGTPEKHTNNLQDLERTPVKQDGNSNILKRKQTNITDFYQAKKRDVGSSRKSGQ, encoded by the exons ATGTCCTTCCACAAGCGTGTTCTGAGATCTGTGGGCAAAGGTCCAGTGAGGCGGAACCTGTTTGGGCCAGTGGACcgcaagcagctgcagcaggacTACCACACCGCGCTGAAGCAGGACCTGGAGGAGGCATCACAGCGTTGGGGCTTCAACTTCCTCACGGAGATGCCCTTGGATGACAGCAACTTCCTGTGGGAGGGTGTCTCTGGGGAGAAGGTTCCCCTGGTGTACCGCTCCTCCAGAATCAGGAGGAACCTCGGGTTCTTTAGAGAGGAGTCCACGTTGTCAGAGGCCAGTGTGTCCATGGAGACGGGTTCAGTTTCGGCAGAGGCCGCACCTGGCATGTTGCAGAGCGGGAAGGAGAATGTTCCGGGGACGccggagaaacacacaaacaacctgcAGGACCTGGAGAGAACCCCAGTGAAGCAGGATGGCAACAGCAACATCCTTAAGAGAAAACAAACCAAtattacag ATTTTTACCAGGCAAAGAAAAGGGATGTTGGTTCGTCCAGAAAATCAGGCCAGTGA